The nucleotide sequence agctgctgctgttcttccgtgaagttgctgcttcgtcaacggaaaccagtcgaaggcaagcaaggtgttttacattcatattgtttgtatttcttgctgtatttctatcttgttgttgcaagttattgtggcgaggtttctccacccataaggagttgttattagccgattttccgtggtctcatccaccgacggattgataggcttcccccaccttacgggcacgccgaggagtaggagtatcatctccgaacctcgttacatcgacgcgtattgaggtttgatttcttgtcttcgtttcttgttttaattttcgctgcgctaaccctagtttgtagaaagaaacgcgaagatttggggtcggctattcacacccccttctCTAGCCGTGATCGTAGATCCTAACACTTAAGAGAGGGTTGTTTTTGACAAGTGGGAACAATCAAATCGTATAGGTATAAGTATCATGAGACTTTCAATTCTGGAATCAATAAGGGGCTCAATCTCTGaggatcactacaagaaaaaccctcatagacatcggtggaacaacaacggttttaagaaaaaaccgatgtctttgagtattttacaccgatttttctaaaaactggtgtctatgagcgcagattttcgctcatagacatcggttttttagctggtgtctatgagcgcattttttttttgttaatagacaccggttttaacagcggtttttaaaatccggtgttaatgaacaaaaaataataatttaattttttcaccggccaaaatttacaacacttcacaaaatcctaaaccaatatcgtgccccttctctcagcctaaacctaaacctcagcctcatctccctcttccccttccgccGCCTCGCCCTCGGAGATCTCGCCGTCGCCGTCCTCTTCGTCTGCAAGTCCTGGTACCGCGCCTCCCTCGACCCTAGCTGCTGGCGCCGCCTCAACTTCCGCTCCCTCGATTTCACGCCCTGGAGCCCTTTCTCCCGCGCCTTTGCGCTCCGCTACTGCCTCCACTCCCCCCTCTCCTTCTCCGCCTTCCTCCGTTTCGCCCTCCACCGCTCCCGCGGCGTCGTCGACCAACTCGCCTTCCCCCTTTCCTCTGCCGTCTCCATCCACGACCTCGCCTATGCCTCTGTCAAGTGAGTCTACGCCTCCTTCTGGTTTCGTCGCCCTCATCGCTCACTACCTGTTCGACGAATTTGCTCATCGATTATTAGCGCAGATGCCTGAGATTGAAGGCGCTGGCTTTGCCGGACAACCTGATGCTGGAGGACGACCTTCGAATCCCGGAGCTGGTGCGGCGGTGGAAGGATCTGGAGCATCTGGAGATGGAGATAGTTGGCATCTTCGCCCCGCCCATCGTCTCTTCCTCGCGCTCCTGCAATCTGTCCTTTGCTATCCCCATCTCCCTCTCCAAACCTTTATCTTTCGCCACCTCTTCCCTCCCGCGCCTTCACTCACCTCCCTCGCGAAACCCGGGGCCTTTCCGTGCCCAAGTTAATGTCTCCGCTGCTCAGAAGACGAAAGATAGGTTGCCAGCCGACCTCATTGTGACGGAGACCAAAGGGCCTCACTCCACTGTCTGTACCTTTCCTTTTTCTACCTTCTAAATCATTTTTACTTCTAATTGATCTGATAGTCAAGTGGAAGTGGTAGTCTTGCTTCAAGGCTATAATTTTCTTACTTTCTACCTATCTTCTCGTATAATTTGGAAATATGTTTGTTTGTTCATCTGGCAATTGAAATGAAGAGGAAATCTTGCTTCAAGGCTATAGCTTTCTTGCTATCTCTCTTCCCCTTACCTGAGTGCATTCAATCGATTGTTAGTCCTACAAGTTCACGAGAATCAATTTGTCCAGGAAGTATGGTTATGTCAATTCCCTGATAGCTCATCTTATTTGCAGATTAGGTTAAGCGTAGAAGTTCCTCCAGCAATAAGTCAAGAATGTTACGGAGAAGTCTTAGATGAATTTTCTAAGAAGGCAAAGGTATTATTTTCAGTATGCAGTCATTTAAGGGGTCTATTACTGTTACAGGATGAATAGGAATTCATCTGTAGGataattttttacttaaattattttccatTTTCTGTTTTGATCATTATCACTCTATAGTAATCAGAAAAATTTGAATATGCTATCTAACTTTTACTAAGCCCTCTGGGCTCTGACATATACTAatctatatttcttctttctttctttggaaTGTCAAGGAATTCAATATTGTTCTCCCCTTTTATCTTTTCATCCGATCCAAGTTTGTTGACAGTTATGTTTTCAAGTACCTGTTATTTACTTATTTCCACTTAAAGCATGATTGGAATTGCTTGTACTGGGGTTTAGTCATTTctatgctgaactaaagttgaggGAAGACCATGCTAAGTAAAAATGGCCTTTTAAATGTCACTGGAAGCTTCTTCTCTTTTTCTACCTTCTGTCTCTAGTACTAGATTCTAATTCCTTTATCTACCTTTTCTTCTTGAATACTCATTATTGAAGTAGTATGTTGTGATGCCATGCAATTCCTGATAAAAAACCTTATTCATACAGGTTCCTGGCTTTCGGCAGGGAAAGAAAGTTCCAGAAAATATTCTTCTAAACTACATTGGTAGACAGAACATTCAACAAGCTGTAGTTGAGGCAACTTTGAAAAAAACTCTTCCACATGCTATGTCTTCCGTACGTGAACATAACATTAGCTTGCCAACTTGTAGTAGAAGGCAGTCATTTATCCATCCAATATTATGACAAATTTCTGTTGAAATAACGGGTAGAGATTGTTGTCATACTTTTTTATTAATCCACTAGCATAAATCTTTTAATTGGTAGAAATTACCTTCAATGTCATTATTATTTTAAGTGCCAATCCCTAGAAGTGGCAATGGGCATGGGCTGAGCGAGATGTGGCCAGCCCGTATTCCATGCCTAATATCACGTCGGCTTATTGTTTTTCTATTCCTAGCTTTCAAAGCATTTGTCTATCTTAGACTTGTTTGTTTGACAGAATCAATATGATTTTCTTCCTTTATAAAGAACCAAGGACAATAAAAATTGTCACAAACAATTTGGTGAGGAGATCATGGCCTCTGTGAAAGCATGTGCTCCATACTTCTATATGATTGTGTCCCAGTTCGCGTATGCTGGATCCAGCATCCTCGGCAAGCTTGCATTAGGACAAGGACTAAGTGCACTTGTCTTCGTAGTGTACAGGCACCTTATTGCCATGCTCATCTTGGCTCCTCTTGCTTATGTGCTCGAAAGGTTCAAGGAGCATGTCTCATTAGAATTGTTGAGAATAAGATATATGACTACAAATTGAATGTTTTTAAACTCATCTCATGGTTATAGGAATCGAAGACCCAGCTTCTCATTTGGTGTCATGCTAAAAATATTCATTCTTGCTATGTTGGGTATAACAATTCAGCAAAATGTATACTACGTTGGACTCCATCTCATTTCTCCAACTGTTGCCAGTGCCTTGGGCAATGTCATTCCTGCTTTTACTTTCTTATTGGCAATTGTACTGAGGTTGATTCAGATATTAATTCCAAGTAATTTTACAGTGAATTTAGTTCATTCAAATATCATTCTATATTTGGTCTTTTTTTGCTCAGGATGGAAAAGCTCAACTTGAAGACTGTAAGAGGGAGGGCCAAGCTTGCAGGGGCCATCTTCTGCATCACTGGTTCCCTGATCTTCACATTTTGGAAAGGTCATTTTGTTGGGGGCCTTTGTTACTTCACCTATGATCCAACTTCATTTCGAAAGTCCTGAGAAAGGCGATGCCTGGCTTAAAGGCTCTGCTCTTATGCTATTCGGCTATTTTGCATGCAGTGTATCACTTGTTCTTCAGGTATTGCGTCAATGGTGTCCCTTGTGTTGTCACATGTatcgcttttgatgtaaaaagaatgtttgggtattttatggatattgttgtaagaagattatttatataatttgtgaatatttgtgtattttatggatattattgaatgaagaatatttgtacaatttgtgaatatttgtgtatttttttttgttattgtcagttttaaaatcaaatctgtgctgttaaaatatatacatattacatcggtttttcaccgatgtaaaaccggtgttataaagtaatattacatcgattttacaccgttgatgaaacagtgtcgttaagtgatactacaccggttaataaccgattcgaagaccggtgtcgttaagtgatactacaccggttttaacccgatgtctaaaatggcagacttttaacatcggcttcatagacatcggtcgaaaatcaaatagacaccggtggaaaaccgatgtctatgagcgattttgttgtagtggataCTAACGTTAGCACCTTCTTGAATGATATAGCAAGTcaattcacctcaaatgaaaaggttgaGATGTCTGCGATTTTGTCGAAGTTTGTCTCAATGAGGTACAAAGGGAAGGGAAACATCAGAGAGTACATTATGGAAATGTCCAATTTGGTAACAAGATTGAAGACACTAAAACTGGAGATGCCCAAAGATATGTTAGTGCACTTCATCTTGATATCTCTCCCTATGCAATTCACACCTTTAAAGATAAGttataatactcaaaagaaaAAGTGAACATTAAATGAGCTTATTGCTCAATGTGTGCAGGAGGAGGAGAGATTAAAGTTAGAGACATTTAAAAGTGCTCATATGGTTACAACTGCTCAGAGTAAAAGTAACAAAAGGAAAAGGACAACAAATAAGGGTAAACAAATTATAGATTCTAGAGCTTCAGGCCATAAAGTGCAATTGAAACAGGATAAAGAACCAACCTGTTATttttgcaagaagaaaggtcacATGAAGAAGGATTGCTTCAAATGTGTCACCTGGCGTAGAAagaaaggtatacttcttaactaTGTTAGTTCTGAAGTCAATTTAACTTTAGTTCCTCATGACACTTGATGGATAGATActggtgctactactcacatTAGTGTTACTATGCAGAGTTGTCTCAAGAACCGACTGCCGCTTGatagtgaaagatacatctatacaggaaatgACAAGAAGGCCAAAGTAGAAGCGATAGGTGTTTTCAACTTTCTTTAGGAAACAATGTATATTTAAATTTAGAAGATACATTTATTGTACCATCTTTTCGATgaaacttaatttctatttcttatttggacaaatcATGTTATTActgttcatttagaaatggaaAATTTAGTATTTTTCTAAATTCAGTATTGCTTGGCAGTGGTTTCCTTAATTGATAAGTTGTGTAGATTAAACACCATATCTTCTACTAATACTGAGAATAAAACAATGCATAGTATAGGAACAAAGCGAAATCTGACTAATGAGAATTCatccatgttgtggcataggcgtttaggacatatatccaaatCACACCTAGAGAGGTTAATGTCACAAGGAATTCTTGATTTTCTTGATATGACAGACCTTGAGGTCTGTATATAGTGCATCAAAGGGAAAACAACTAACAAAAGGAACAAACGTGCAAATAGGTGTAGTGAGGTCTTGGAACaaatacatatagatatatgtgGATCATTCCCTAAGGCTTCTTAGAATGGTCAAACATACTTTATTAGTTTCATAGACGATCACTCACGATATGGTTATTTGTATCTTATTTATGAGAAGTCACAAGCCCTAAACATGTTTAAACTCTTCCAAActaaagttgaaaatcaacttggtaagaagattaagATTGTTAGATCTGACCATGGTGGTGAGTATTATGCCagatatgatggatcaggtgagCAATGTCTTGGGCTTTTTATGAAATACCTATCTGAATATGGTGTCATCTCTTAATACACCATGCAGGGATGCCTAGTCAAAATGGTGTAGTTGAGTGACGTAACTGCACCCTTAAAgatatggtaagaagtatgattgtattttcttctttacTAGAGTCTCTTTAGGGTGAGGCATTAAGGACTGTAGTTTATTTACTAAATCGAGTACCTAGTAAAACAGTGACAAAAATGCCTTTTGCGTTATAAATAGGCAAGAAACCTAGTATTAGACATTTACATGTCTAGGATTGCCCAACTGAGGCTAGACCTTATAGGCTTGCTGAAAGAAAATTGAACTTAAGGATTGTCAGCTACTATTCTGTAGGATACTCTAAGAGGTTAAAGGGGTTTAAGTTTTTTGACCTCTTGACAAGGCCCTTCTTTGAGACGAGTAACGTAAAAATTATAGAGGACAGTGAGAGTATATCAAGGCGACAAATATCTTTTGAAGAGGAAAGCATTAGCGATCCTGTTGAGAATACTACTGATGTAATAGATAGTGATAGGGTAACCATTCCCTACGCTTTTGATATTGGACATCCAAGAAAGGTAGTGAGCCAAGATATTTTTGTTTCTCCTCCAATTCAGTCAGAGAATCCTTCTATTCTAGTTGAGAATTTACCTCTGATTGTTGAATAGATATCCCAACCTCCTCAAGTACAAGTGCCTTTAAGGAGATCCCATAGGGTAAGGAGACCAACAACTTCTAGTGAGTATGCTTATCTCCAAGATTATGACTTTGACATTGGGTTGGAAAGTGATCCTCTctctttccaagaagtcaaacaatgctttAATCCCACTCGGTGGATCAAAGCCATGAAGGAAGAGATGAAATCCATGGCAGACAGCGGTGTTTGGGAACTTATTGAATTTCCTAAAGGCATAAAACCagttggttgtaaatggatatttaaaactaaaCTGAATTCATGAGGCAATGTCGAGAAGTATAAGGCTCGCcttgttgctaagggattcactcaaaaggaggatattgattacaaggagacatTCTCACCAATTTTAATGCAAGACTCCTTTAGAGTAATCATGGCACTTGTGgctcattatgatttagagtTACATCAAATAGATATAAAGACTACATTTCTCAATGGAGAAATCGATGAGACTATATACATGGTGCAACCGGAGAActttgaatcaaaggattcaaagcacctagtatgtaagTTAAAGAAGTTTATGATTTGAAGCAAGCATCTCGTCAGTGGTTCTGAAAGTTTGATCAAGTGATTTCCTCATTTGATTTTAGAGAAAACCCTATTGATTAGTGTATATAtatcaagttcagtgggagcaagttcattatacttattttgtacgtggatgatattttgTTGGCAAGCAATAATCAGGGCATGCTATatgaaaccaagtcatttctatctagtAACTTTGAAATGAAGAATCTTGGTAAAACATATTTTCTATTAGGTATAGAGATTCACCTTGATAGTCCAAAGGGCATTCTTGGACTTTTGCAGAAAGCTTATATCGAAAAGGTGCTTAATCGGTACGACATGCAAAATTATGCACCTTGTGACACACCTATGTCTAAAGGTGAAAGGTTTAGCTTGCAGCAATGTCCACGGCTTGAACTTGAGATTCAAGAGATGCAgaagattccttatgcatctgtagTTGGAAGTCTCATGTATACACAAGTTTACACATGCCCAGATATTGCGTACATgattgggatgttaggcagatattTGAGTAACCCTGGTGTAGGACATTGGAAAGGTGTCAAGAGAGTTTTGAGGTATTTATAGAGAACAAAAGATTATATGCTCACGTATTAGAGATTAGGTCATCTGGAGGTCATTAGATATTCAGATGCAAACTTTGTAGGATGCTTAGACACTAGGAGGTCCACCTCAGGTTATGTCTTCATGTTGGCAAGAGGGGCTATCTCTTGGAAAAACATCAAACAGACTCTTATAGCCACTTCTACGATGGTGGCAGAGTTTATAGCCTGCTACAAATCATCAAATCAGGGAATATGATTACGAAACTTTATCACAGCATTACAGATCGTCGATGGTGTTGATAGGCCCTTGAAGATCAACTGTGATAATAAAGCTATAGAACTATATTCAAAGAACAACCACATCTCATCAAAGTTCAAGCGCAttgacatcaagtttctagcggtCAAAGAAAGAGTTCCGAGTGGTTAAGTGTGGATAGAGCATGTTAGTACAAACTTTATGATTACAGATTCACTCACCAAGGACTTGCAACCCAAGGTGTTTCATGTGCATGTTGCACATATGGGAGTGCTTCTATTGGGTGAAGTACTGGTTTAGTGAGACTCTGTATTTATGTTTGTCATTTTGTTGCTCTCTCTATATATAGTAAATATTTTTGTTATTACGTATATATGTCCATTTTTCACATACAATTTCTTGTTCATTGCAACAGTAATAGATTTTAATTACCACTTTGAAATAAAGATATCATAATTTACTAATGTAGTTTAGCATTGAGTGTAATAAATATGATATGGACTCTATTTTGAGTCATTAAAAATAGGTCATGGTTTACAACTGCAGTGTAGCTTAAGGTATTTCCTATGATTTTGAAGATAGATAACTTATGGTTAAAGAATATAAGGAACTAAACATAGAATGTGAAAATGTATGGACTCAGTTTGAATTTGATCTGACCTAAAACTCTAAATGGGTCAATTATCTATTAACCACCCAGTTTGATTGTTGAAAATCGTAATTGACCCCTCTTTAGATAGACCAATTATGGTTCCAGCCCAAATTTATCTGTGAACTACCTATTTGAACTATTGATTCAAACCAttggttaaaatatttttaaaataccaaTGGTTTTGACTATTGAAATTGCAAGTTAATCGACGGTTACGATCAtttgaaagattttatttttttttgaatggtttaaattttatcatttttcgATCAAGGATTatgattaattaattgttattctCTAAACTTTATAAATATTAGTCATCACACACACGTGTGTGTGGTATAATGCATGAATACatgtaaattatataaaataaatatctgCTATTAAGTAATTAAATAAAGTTATTCAATACTAATTTATTCTATAAAAATCTCAATCTGAAAATAAAGTCAAAATTAGGATATTAATCATACCTCAAATTATATAGCGAAAATGTCTTATATCATCCGAAGAATCGATGAAATACAGAGATAGATAGATGCGATTGTGATTTTTCTTGAAAAATCTTTGAGATAAAGATGGATTAATGCGGCTGTGTCAATATGCAAAAGAACCAAAATAGATGGATGGATGTGGTGTGATATAAAAAGGATAAGGAGAAAGTTGTAGCAAAAATTGGAGAGGGATGGAGAGAGGGGAGGAGAGAAAATGAAGAACTGATGAGAATTGAGGCGGTAAGAAGAAGCGATGTAGATAGTAGAAATTAGATTGTGTTTGTGATTTAAGAAGGATAAGAAGTTGAAATTACTAATAagtcttgaaattatttttgatgtggaaaaaaaggacattaacataacttaattttagacTTCACCAAATAAATTAAGAGTTGATTATTAAAGGGTccatattcttaattaaatagtaagatattactccattttattatttttacataaaATTGTCTATTCTTGTCTCTCAATTCTTAAAGctcaatttatttttaacttcttGTCTTGAATTCAAATGGAAGAAAGTTCATCTCAGAATTGAAAGATCAAGGAGAAGatattttcaaatttgaattttgacgATATTGAATTTATCAACTTCGAAACATAAGAAAGTATATAAACTCTGAAGGTTCAAGATACTCCCCTTTAAAATCATCTATTTTCATTAACTATTTTTAAGAAAATCACTCTTCCATGTGGAGAAATCCATACAAATAAAAGTATTACAACACATTTTATAAATTTCAATCAAGTGACGGTTATGGATCATTCAAGCGACATTAGCATTTGGTTGAGTTTGAAGTTGATCATTATTAAACTCAATCATTCAAAattgcattatatatatatatatatatatatatatatatatatatatatatatatatatatatatatatatatatatatatatatatatatatatatatatatatatatatatatatcaattcaaattagattaattaaaattattattttttatttgtggTCACATTCTACTATAATAAAATAAtgggataaattttataaaattaatggaatTAAACCTTAAAAAATTATATGATGTACCAACACATTAAATCAAGTGTATAAATTATTATAAGATTCAAtttaatataaagaattattatatttatattttaca is from Zingiber officinale cultivar Zhangliang chromosome 7B, Zo_v1.1, whole genome shotgun sequence and encodes:
- the LOC122004521 gene encoding WAT1-related protein At5g07050-like, producing the protein MASVKACAPYFYMIVSQFAYAGSSILGKLALGQGLSALVFVVYRHLIAMLILAPLAYVLERNRRPSFSFGVMLKIFILAMLGITIQQNVYYVGLHLISPTVASALGNVIPAFTFLLAIVLRMEKLNLKTVRGRAKLAGAIFCITGSLIFTFWKGHFVGGLCYFTYDPTSFRKS